A DNA window from Corvus moneduloides isolate bCorMon1 chromosome 22, bCorMon1.pri, whole genome shotgun sequence contains the following coding sequences:
- the LOC116454878 gene encoding transcription factor HES-5-like → MAPSTVFLEPDNLLTPKEKNKLRKPVVEKMRRDRINSSIEQLKLLLEKEFQRHQPNSKLEKADILEMTVSYLKQQSQLQMKTAGSFHKSSQFDFREGYSRCLQEAFHFLSLHKVRTETQTKLLSHFQKSQSSAPEVSFSPGNTGALKQVSPKDSSPLWRPW, encoded by the exons ATGGCTCCCAGCACCGTTTTCTTGGAGCCTGACAACCTGCTGACACcgaaggagaaaaacaaa CTGAGGAAGCCGGTGGTGGAGAAAATGCGCCGGGACCGGATTAACAGCAGCATCGAGCAGCTGAAACTGCTCCTGGAGAAGGAGTTTCAGAGGCACCAGCCCAACTCCAAGCTGGAGAAAGCCGACATCCTGGAGATGACTGTCAGCTACCtgaagcagcagagccagctgcagaTGAAGA CTGCAGGATCCTTCCATAAAAGCTCCCAGTTTGACTTCAGAGAGGGCTATTCCAGGTGTCTGCAAGaagctttccattttctctctctccacaaAGTCCGAACTGAAACACAGACCAAACTTTTAAGCCACTTCCAGAAGAGCCAGTCATCTGCTCCAGAGGTCTCCTTCTCCCCTGGGAACACCGGTGCCCTGAAGCAAGTGTCTCCAAAGGACAGCAGCCCTCTCTGGAGGCCCTGGTAG